A region of Numida meleagris isolate 19003 breed g44 Domestic line chromosome 26, NumMel1.0, whole genome shotgun sequence DNA encodes the following proteins:
- the STAT3 gene encoding signal transducer and activator of transcription 3 isoform X1, with amino-acid sequence MAQWNQLQQLDTRYLEQLHQLYSDSFPMELRQFLAPWIESQDWAYAANKESHATLVFHNLLGEIDQQYSRFLQESNVLYQHNLRRIKQFLQSRYLEKPMEIARIVARCLWEESRLLQTAATAAQQGGQATHPTAAVVTEKQQMLEQHLQDVRKRVQDLEQKMKVVENLQDDFDFNYKTLKSQGDMQDLNGNNQSVTRQKMQQLEQMLTALDQMRRSIVSELAGLLSAMEYVQKMLADEELADWKRRQQIACIGGPPNICLDRLENWITSLAESQLQTRQQIKKLEELQQKVSYKGDPIVQHRPMLEERIVELFRNLMKSAFVVERQPCMPMHPDRPLVIKTGVQFTTKVRLLVKFPELNYQLKIKVCIDKDSGDVAALRGSRKFNILGTNTKVMNMEESNNGSLSAEFKHLTLREQRCGNGGRANCDASLIVTEELHLITFETEVYHQGLKIDLETHSLPVVVISNICQMPNAWASILWYNMLTNNPKNVNFFTKPPIGTWDQVAEVLSWQFSSTTKRGLSIEQLTTLAEKLLGPGVNYSGCQITWAKFCKENMAGKGFSFWVWLDNIIDLVKKYILALWNEGYIMGFISKERERAILSTKPPGTFLLRFSESSKEGGITFTWVEKDISGKTQIQSVEPYTKQQLNSMSFAEIIMGYKIMDATNILVSPLVYLYPDIPKEEAFGKYCRSESQEHSEATDSGSAAPYLKTKFICVTPTSFSNTIDLPMSPRTLDSLMQFGNSSEGAEANAGGQFESLTFDMELTQECASSPM; translated from the exons ATGGCGCAGTGGaaccagctgcagcagctcgaCACGCGGTACCTGGAGCAGCTCCACCAGCTCTACAGCGACAGCTTCCCCATGGAGCTGCGGCAGTTCCTGGCCCCATGGATTGAGAGCCAGGACTG GGCATACGCTGCCAACAAGGAGTCACACGCCACACTGGTGTTCCACAACCTACTGGGGGAGATCGACCAGCAGTACAGCCGCTTCCTGCAGGAATCCAACGTCTTGTACCAGCACAACCTGCGGCGCATCAAGCAATTCCTGCAG AGCAGATATTTGGAGAAGCCGATGGAAATAGCCCGCATCGTGGCTCGCTGCCTGTGGGAAGAGTCACGGCTCCTCCAGACAGCTGCCACCGCTGCCCAG CAAGGGGGACAGGCGACACATCCAACAGCAGCTGTAgtgacagaaaagcagcagatgctggAGCAGCATCTGCAGGATGTAAGGAAGAGGGTGCAG GATCTGGAGCAGAAGATGAAAGTGGTGGAGAATCTCCAGGATGACTTTGATTTTAACTACAAGACTTTGAAAAGCCAAGGAG ACATGCAGGATCTGAATGGAAACAATCAGTCAGTGACACGtcagaaaatgcagcagctggaaCAGATGCTCACGGCACTGGACCAGATGCGAAGG AGTATTGTGAGCGAGCTGGCAGGACTGCTGTCAGCCATGGAGTATGTGCAGAAGATGCTGGCAGATGAGGAGTTGGCAGACTGGAAGAGACGGCAACAAATTGCCTGCATTGGTGGCCCACCAAATATCTGCTTAGACCGGCTTGAGAACTG GATAACTTCTCTTGCCGAATCACAGCTGCAGACCCGGCAGCAGATCAAGaagctggaagagctgcagcagaaggtgTCGTACAAGGGTGACCCAATTGTCCAACACCGGCCAATGCTGGAGGAGCGGATTGTGGAGCTGTTCAGGAACCTGATGAAAAG TGCTTTTGTTGTGGAAAGGCAGCCCTGCATGCCCATGCATCCTGACCGGCCCCTGGTCATCAAAACTGGTGTGCAGTTCACCACCAAAGTCAG ATTGTTGGTGAAGTTTCCAGAGCTGAACTATCAGCTGAAAATCAAAGTCTGCATTGACAA GGACTCTGGTGACGTTGCAGCACTTCGGGG GTCCCGGAAGTTTAACATCCTGGGGACGAACACCAAGGTCATGAACATGGAGGAGTCAAATAATGGCAGCCTTTCAGCAGAGTTCAAGCACCTG ACACTGCGGGAACAGAGGTGTGGTAATGGAGGCAGAGCCAACTGCGAT GCCTCACTGATTGTGACCGAGGAGCTGCATCTCATCACCTTTGAGACAGAAGTGTACCACCAGGGGCTGAAGATTGACCTGGAG ACCCACTCACTGCCTGTGGTAGTCATCTCAAATATCTGCCAGATGCCTAATGCCTGGGCATCCATCCTGTGGTACAACATGCTGACCAACAACCCCAAG AACGTGAACTTCTTCACTAAGCCACCCATTGGGACGTGGGACCAGGTGGCAGAGGTGCTGAGCTGGCAGTTCTCCTCTACCACAAAGCGTGGTCTCAGCATCGAGCAGCTGACAACTCTGGCAGAAAAACTTCTAG GGCCAGGTGTGAACTACTCTGGTTGTCAGATCACCTGGGCCAAGTTCTGCAAG GAGAACATGGCTGGCAAAGGCTTCTCGTTCTGGGTCTGGCTAGACAACATCATTGACTTGGTGAAAAAATATATCCTGGCGCTGTGGAATGAAGG GTACATCATGGGGTTCATCAGCAAGGAGCGGGAGCGAGCCATCCTGAGCACCAAGCCTCCGGGAACCTTCCTGCTGCGCTTCAGCGAGAGCAGCAAGGAGGGTGGCATCACCTTCACGTGGGTGGAGAAGGACATCAGTG GAAAGACTCAGATCCAGTCTGTGGAACCTTACACcaaacagcagctgaacagCATGTCATTTGCGGAAATCATCATGGGCTACAAAATCATGGATGCCACCAACATTCTGGTGTCTCCCCTGGTGTATCTGTACCCGGACATCCCAAAGGAGGAGGCATTTGGGAAGTACTGTCGCTCTGAGAGCCAGGAACACTCAGAAGCTACTGACTCAGGTA GTGCTGCTCCATATCTAAAGACCAAGTTCATCTGTGTCACCCC CACCTCCTTCAGCAACACCATCGACCTGCCCATGTCCCCACGCACCCTGGACTCACTCATGCAGTTTGGCAACAGTAGTgagggagcagaggccaacGCAGGAGGCCAGTTTG AGTCGCTGACCTTCGACATGGAGCTGACCCAGGAGTGTGCATCTTCACCGATGTGA
- the STAT3 gene encoding signal transducer and activator of transcription 3 isoform X2, which yields MAQWNQLQQLDTRYLEQLHQLYSDSFPMELRQFLAPWIESQDWAYAANKESHATLVFHNLLGEIDQQYSRFLQESNVLYQHNLRRIKQFLQSRYLEKPMEIARIVARCLWEESRLLQTAATAAQQGGQATHPTAAVVTEKQQMLEQHLQDVRKRVQDLEQKMKVVENLQDDFDFNYKTLKSQGDMQDLNGNNQSVTRQKMQQLEQMLTALDQMRRSIVSELAGLLSAMEYVQKMLADEELADWKRRQQIACIGGPPNICLDRLENWITSLAESQLQTRQQIKKLEELQQKVSYKGDPIVQHRPMLEERIVELFRNLMKSAFVVERQPCMPMHPDRPLVIKTGVQFTTKVRLLVKFPELNYQLKIKVCIDKDSGDVAALRGSRKFNILGTNTKVMNMEESNNGSLSAEFKHLTLREQRCGNGGRANCDASLIVTEELHLITFETEVYHQGLKIDLETHSLPVVVISNICQMPNAWASILWYNMLTNNPKNVNFFTKPPIGTWDQVAEVLSWQFSSTTKRGLSIEQLTTLAEKLLGPGVNYSGCQITWAKFCKENMAGKGFSFWVWLDNIIDLVKKYILALWNEGYIMGFISKERERAILSTKPPGTFLLRFSESSKEGGITFTWVEKDISGKTQIQSVEPYTKQQLNSMSFAEIIMGYKIMDATNILVSPLVYLYPDIPKEEAFGKYCRSESQEHSEATDSGAAPYLKTKFICVTPTSFSNTIDLPMSPRTLDSLMQFGNSSEGAEANAGGQFESLTFDMELTQECASSPM from the exons ATGGCGCAGTGGaaccagctgcagcagctcgaCACGCGGTACCTGGAGCAGCTCCACCAGCTCTACAGCGACAGCTTCCCCATGGAGCTGCGGCAGTTCCTGGCCCCATGGATTGAGAGCCAGGACTG GGCATACGCTGCCAACAAGGAGTCACACGCCACACTGGTGTTCCACAACCTACTGGGGGAGATCGACCAGCAGTACAGCCGCTTCCTGCAGGAATCCAACGTCTTGTACCAGCACAACCTGCGGCGCATCAAGCAATTCCTGCAG AGCAGATATTTGGAGAAGCCGATGGAAATAGCCCGCATCGTGGCTCGCTGCCTGTGGGAAGAGTCACGGCTCCTCCAGACAGCTGCCACCGCTGCCCAG CAAGGGGGACAGGCGACACATCCAACAGCAGCTGTAgtgacagaaaagcagcagatgctggAGCAGCATCTGCAGGATGTAAGGAAGAGGGTGCAG GATCTGGAGCAGAAGATGAAAGTGGTGGAGAATCTCCAGGATGACTTTGATTTTAACTACAAGACTTTGAAAAGCCAAGGAG ACATGCAGGATCTGAATGGAAACAATCAGTCAGTGACACGtcagaaaatgcagcagctggaaCAGATGCTCACGGCACTGGACCAGATGCGAAGG AGTATTGTGAGCGAGCTGGCAGGACTGCTGTCAGCCATGGAGTATGTGCAGAAGATGCTGGCAGATGAGGAGTTGGCAGACTGGAAGAGACGGCAACAAATTGCCTGCATTGGTGGCCCACCAAATATCTGCTTAGACCGGCTTGAGAACTG GATAACTTCTCTTGCCGAATCACAGCTGCAGACCCGGCAGCAGATCAAGaagctggaagagctgcagcagaaggtgTCGTACAAGGGTGACCCAATTGTCCAACACCGGCCAATGCTGGAGGAGCGGATTGTGGAGCTGTTCAGGAACCTGATGAAAAG TGCTTTTGTTGTGGAAAGGCAGCCCTGCATGCCCATGCATCCTGACCGGCCCCTGGTCATCAAAACTGGTGTGCAGTTCACCACCAAAGTCAG ATTGTTGGTGAAGTTTCCAGAGCTGAACTATCAGCTGAAAATCAAAGTCTGCATTGACAA GGACTCTGGTGACGTTGCAGCACTTCGGGG GTCCCGGAAGTTTAACATCCTGGGGACGAACACCAAGGTCATGAACATGGAGGAGTCAAATAATGGCAGCCTTTCAGCAGAGTTCAAGCACCTG ACACTGCGGGAACAGAGGTGTGGTAATGGAGGCAGAGCCAACTGCGAT GCCTCACTGATTGTGACCGAGGAGCTGCATCTCATCACCTTTGAGACAGAAGTGTACCACCAGGGGCTGAAGATTGACCTGGAG ACCCACTCACTGCCTGTGGTAGTCATCTCAAATATCTGCCAGATGCCTAATGCCTGGGCATCCATCCTGTGGTACAACATGCTGACCAACAACCCCAAG AACGTGAACTTCTTCACTAAGCCACCCATTGGGACGTGGGACCAGGTGGCAGAGGTGCTGAGCTGGCAGTTCTCCTCTACCACAAAGCGTGGTCTCAGCATCGAGCAGCTGACAACTCTGGCAGAAAAACTTCTAG GGCCAGGTGTGAACTACTCTGGTTGTCAGATCACCTGGGCCAAGTTCTGCAAG GAGAACATGGCTGGCAAAGGCTTCTCGTTCTGGGTCTGGCTAGACAACATCATTGACTTGGTGAAAAAATATATCCTGGCGCTGTGGAATGAAGG GTACATCATGGGGTTCATCAGCAAGGAGCGGGAGCGAGCCATCCTGAGCACCAAGCCTCCGGGAACCTTCCTGCTGCGCTTCAGCGAGAGCAGCAAGGAGGGTGGCATCACCTTCACGTGGGTGGAGAAGGACATCAGTG GAAAGACTCAGATCCAGTCTGTGGAACCTTACACcaaacagcagctgaacagCATGTCATTTGCGGAAATCATCATGGGCTACAAAATCATGGATGCCACCAACATTCTGGTGTCTCCCCTGGTGTATCTGTACCCGGACATCCCAAAGGAGGAGGCATTTGGGAAGTACTGTCGCTCTGAGAGCCAGGAACACTCAGAAGCTACTGACTCAG GTGCTGCTCCATATCTAAAGACCAAGTTCATCTGTGTCACCCC CACCTCCTTCAGCAACACCATCGACCTGCCCATGTCCCCACGCACCCTGGACTCACTCATGCAGTTTGGCAACAGTAGTgagggagcagaggccaacGCAGGAGGCCAGTTTG AGTCGCTGACCTTCGACATGGAGCTGACCCAGGAGTGTGCATCTTCACCGATGTGA